In Sardina pilchardus chromosome 8, fSarPil1.1, whole genome shotgun sequence, the genomic window AACAGAATACACTGTGGATAGACCAGTTTGGAGCCTCTGGGTCAGGAGTCGTAGCCTACCTGTTGGGGAGGAGCAGGTTTGCGCtgtgtcacagacacacagccctgGGCCCATGAGTCCGTGAGCAGAGGCTGAGGCTCCGCGTCCTCTCCCCAGGTGCTGTCTGACTGCTCACCTGCATCCTGAACCAAGAACTGCCACTCCAGAATCTCTAACAATGTGTCCCTGGCACGGGACACGGTGAATGGAATCAGCTAAACGCCACACGAAGGAAAAAGataaacacacatttcaatTCATTGCATCAGTTGATTAACAGTTTCAAGACACAAAAAcaatatgcaaaaaaaaaaaagaattcttCACTTTAAAACAACCACCTGTTGCTTCAGGTAAACTTCCTTGCACTTTTCCATGACATGAGTCATGAAGTCATCCAGGATATCTCTCAcaacctcctccccctcctcctgtgcAATCATGGTCAACCAGAAGGACTGCGTGAGGCGACCTGGGACGATGTCCACAACATCCTGGCTGTGGGCtgctggaggaggtgcaggggtGGCAGGACCACGCCCCTTGTCAGCACGACTCTTGGATGCAGCTCGAGACATTGTTgctgagactgagagagtggGATACAGACAGTGTCTCTATTTACTGTCTATTTAGTGGGAAGAAGCAGCTGCTAAACTAATATGTAGCCTTTCACTTATAATAAGATAGGCCCTAGCAGCTTTACTTCATGGGATGTAGGCTTCCCTGCCAATTAAAACTTTtcttaaaatatgttttacttTTTCATgctcatttttacattttttaggCTACCAATTTCCACCAACATTTTTAGAGTGATGTGCCTGATTGCTTCATTAGTTAACCCAACTTACTGTACCATTTCTCTAGTTTAGACTGTCCAAAGTAAGAAAAACTGCTGTTATCACGATATCAAGACGCAaaagataggcctactattttacTCTCTTAACAAACCCCAAAGTAGGGCCTACTGTTCCCTGATGATGCCAACTGCCAACTGTCAGGGTAGGCTACTTTACCTTGTACTAAATGCAGAATCTGATGTTCAGATGCTGGGTTGTACAGCCACTGATGGATTTACACCACAAGCCTTCGCGCACATGTAAATCTCATCGCTGACAACTCACTTCTTGCCGacatttctttcctttctttctccagcAAAGACAACGCATTCCATGGTTACCAGGCGTTGGTTGCTAAGCACCAGAACGCCAGTGGGGTTCAGTAAACAGAACAGACGTCACATGATCCATTTCTGCTCCTCCCTGACTGCTGCAGCCCCAGCCTCCTTTCTCCCAGAGCCAGAGGATTGGTCACTATGGCTGCGAAGGACGCTAGTTGACAAATATTGGTCAACTCGAACGAGCTCAGGTTCGTTTATCACCTATTTTATCGGTTTTATCGGTATATTTTCATATCTAGACAGGCAGAAAGCTAAGATATCAGTCTGATTTTGTAGACAACTAGATGATAACGTTAGCAATGCTGCTACATGGGTCAAGCAAGACGACCAATGTTAACTTGTCCGTAGGGCAGCCTGTTGCTGCTTGATTGATAACGTAACATTAGTTAACGTTAACATTCACATTAATTGCACgaaaaaagaaagtgttttttttcccccttgaaCTATTCTGGTTTCTCTGGCAAGATGATGTTCAGGTCGGTAATTATATAAGTTAACGTCAACAACCCTGTCCTGAAAGCTAACTCAGTAATGTTAGCCTGTAAGTATTAAGGCTGTAGGCTAACTAGCTTGGATAGATTAACGTTTGTAGCCAACCTGTAAATAGCCCTGAAACTAAGGACAGTCCGTTACAGAGTCCGTTAACATCACAGGCAATTAAATCCGATTTCTCTTGCTGGTCTGCAAACACCTTTGACCAGATTTCTAACGTTAGCCAACTGGAATGGTCTGTCTGCTTCACAATTACAGATTTCGACGTGGCTGAATTCAAAATGCACTGAATTCTTTGCACTGAGATTAACGACAGAAAGCGTCAGCATGTATCACAAAGAAAAGAGCATCCAGATCAAGAGCAGCGCCTCTGCGCTGTACAACAACCTGAGCGTGCTGCGCATCGCTCCTCGCTCTCTCACCTACTTCGCCGTGGTGCACGCCAACGTGGTGAATATGGTCAGCGCCTCCTGGGACGGCCTCAACTACTCGCACCGTCAGCTACAGTCCAAAGAGGGCTCCGTCGCCACCAGTTCCTCCCTCATCATGCAGGCAAGATGCTCCGACctgatagctgtgtgtgtgtgtgtgtgtgtgtgtgtgtgtgtgtgtgtgtgtgtgtgtgtgtgtgtgtgtgtgtgtgtgtgtgtgtgtgtgtgtgtgtggagcagggaTAGGATTGCCCACCTGTTTTGATGATGATAGTAATATCATTGTGAATTCTTAAGTGCATCAAAGTGTATTTGTTTCCATCAGGCTGCTTGGTGTGTGCTTCCCTCCCGTGAACTCCTTGTGCTCACCTCCCAACGAGGGATACAGGTGAGGTTGTGTTGGGTTGGTTTGTGTGGTATGACTGAGCACCATCTGTCCTCTGACTTGATTGAGTGAACCTCTCATTCTTTCGCACCCCAGATGTATGAGTCAGACGGGTCAATAATGGTGTACTGGCATGCGCTGGACTCCCCTGAAACGCTCACAGGTAGCTTCACACAACCCCTGCACCGATACAGTTCTGTGGTCAGCTATGCTGACGTTTCCTTGGTCTTTGTGTGCGCTGACCTGAGAAGTATTAATGGCTTTTGTTTCTGTCGTAGCCCAGGCAGTGTTTACGCGGGGCATTGCGGCAGTCAGGGAAAAGTACATCTGTGTCGGTGAGTTACCCCCTACTAACCCCCCATGCACAataggcgaaggaactgaccatttcactgcattgtttacattagtaatcacaTGCATGTGACAAACATTCTTGTATCCTTGTACCTTACCAGTAAGACACCTTTGAAATTGGTGTAATTTAGAAAACAAAATGACACAACCAAAGAGACACAAATTTCAGCGACATTCAGATTGACCACTACtgttttttgctttttcttCCACCTCACAGGCATTTCGTCTGGGTCTGTATTGGTGTTTGATGTCCCCAGCAAAGGCAGCAACATCACCCTGTCCGAAGTTCTTGAGGAGCACAAAGAGTCCATCACAGATATGGCATCTGAATGCTCGGGCAGCCTGGTGCGTTGCATTTCATTAGCCCGTCAACCTTCTGTTGGCTATTAGTATATCATGTTACAGCGGTGGAAAAGTGCCAGTGTCCCTGGTGCGGCTCTCGTGGCCCTAACCTCTTATCTGCTGTCCCGCGCAGGAGTGCATAGCTGACTTGGTTAGCGCTGATGATTCagggcttctctgtgtgtggaagTCGGGAGAGGATTTCCAGCTGCTCAACAAGATTCCAGGTTTTGAGTAAGAGAGAAACGCTTTCGTTGTCAGCATCAacgaaaatgtttttttttttcactctgctGTTCCTGCTCTGTCACGTCAAATGAGCTGTCATAGTCACGTCAAATGAGCTGTCATAATCTTGTCTTTATAAGTCTTGTCTGTCATTATTGATTGATGAGAGTAatgatgcatgtttttttttattttttttattttagctATTCTTTTAAAAACTTATTTTAGTTTTATATCTTTTAACTATTTTACACCTGGATTTATGGTTCATTTGAATGACCATTATGTACTGACTGAGtgactacatactgtacagtatttgtgtatatttgtgtgaaaCACTTTGAATTGCACCTATGTATGAAATGTGCATATATATGTATGATAAATAAACTGCCTTCTGGCTTCTGCAGTATGACCTGCTCCTCTGTGAAGCTGTGGAAAGGCACAGTGGTGGCGGGCTACGGCACCGGACAGATCCGTCTCTATGAGGCCGTCACAGGGATCCTCCACGCAGAGATCAATGCGCACGCTCGCTGGATCTACTCGCTGGACATCGCCCCTTTCACTGGACTGGTGAGGGAGACCAAGTTACAGTTTCGGTTCATCTGTGTGTTCATTCCAGTGAACATGATGGGATATCATTACTTAATATCATTGCTtacttctgatttttttttcattcagctACTGTTTCTGTAAGATTCTCTATCTGCTGTGTTCTTCTCTTTCACACTGTAATTGTTTTTGACCGCAAATAGCTGTCtgatatatattttgttattttgttcatGTTTGTTATCAAGACCACATATTTGCCCATATGAGCCCCTTGGTTATGGTGACATATACAGCCATGAGGTGAACCCATCTGATGTGAACATCCTCTTGTTGTTCTTTCAGAGCCATTTATTAAATGTGACAttgtgctcctctgtgtgtgttcaaagcTCCTGTCCGCAGCTGAGGACTCTCTGGTGAGAGTGTGGCACCTGACCATGACTCCGGAGACCAACAATGTAGAGGTGAGCCAAGCCCAGCGCCTTTTATCCTATTCCAGTTTATGCTGTAGCAGATGTGTTTTGATGCATGTGGGTTTTTTTGGCAGTGTTAGGAGAGGTTTCATTTGGgtcagtttttgtttttttttcactcttttaCTGTTTACTGACTTGGGAAATGCTATCTGTGACTATGGAGGTGTTCTATAATTGTACTGATGATAGGAAATGGGATCACTTCTCCCATTCATTTAAATGTCCAATGTTATGCCACTTACTTTAGCTCAGGAGGTACGACATTGAGATCTTATCTTCATACATCATGATGCTCAGTTCTCAGTGACCTGACGGCTCATGATCTATGAGCAGAGTAACCAAAACCCTACACTGATTGGTTCAGACACATGATTGACACCACCCCTGGGAATCAGGACTTGCTGCAGAAAATAAACGCTTCTACGACTGGTCTTGAGCAGCCACTCACTGTACCACCACCCATCTTTGCTCCTGTGTCTGTGATTGATAGTTGGAACTAtgctttctagaaacaccaaagaCGGTTCTGCCAGAAATATTTTACCTTAGCGTGGGCTTGACACAGCGATACACATATTATCCTCATTTTTAGTGTATTGCCCCCAAACGTGTCAGTATGTTTATTTATATCCAACACGACTATTGGTACTCTACACActgcaacactgtgtgtgtgtccagtgaagTGCAGTTGGTCAGTCGGTCTTATTCTGCCCCTGCTTCCCTCCCACAGGTCGAGCACTTGTACAACGAGTGCGTGACCGACACCCAGATCTGTGGGGCCAAGTTCTGTGACGGGGACGGCTACGCTTTCGCGGTCACGGGCTACGACCTCACCGAGATCATCCGCTACACACAGGGCTAGAGAAGAGGGCACAtggatgcagacacacacacacacacacacacacacacacacacacatacacacacacacagatacacacacacacacacacaccagaactaCCAGAGCTACCAGACAAAGGTatcacacacaggtacagtatcTGTCAGTTAAGAAGGCAATGGGGTTGATCAGTGAGCAGCACTTGCCTTATGTCGCATCCGTAGTTCAATGCCTCATTTCGCAATCAATTCATCATTATTTTCTACAAGAATTCTGAAGATTTTTCAAATGGTTTGGAACACTGGACTTACGGCATCCTGACAATCAGACAGTTGATCTCATACACTAGTGACACTTGCAGTTGAAAATGTTGGAATAAGGCATATCAAGACAAATTGCTCTCAACTGTTGAACATGTTTTATGAGTTGTTATACAACCTGTGATATCAACACAGCACAGGGGGGAAACAACATTCAGAAAGAGGTGTGTGGATGTTGCTACTTTTACGTAGTAGCATGAAAGAAGAGATGCTTTCTGGCCCAAACCATCTGATGTTTGAAGGCCTCTGAGTGGTGAACTGATGTTGTTAGGAAGGCCACGTATTGTAGATCAGAGGTCAAGTTTGTGTTGTGGTATGCACAGCTAGTTGTGAGGCGAGGCCATCATCTGTAGGGAATGGGAAAGGTCAGTGAGGAACGTCTGCTTCTTGTAATACTTGTGAAAAGGTCAGAGGATTTAGAGTGTGATGCAAatgtacagaacagaacagaacatttgGCTGTGTGCATATTCAACCTCCTGGTCCCAACATGGCTCAGGTTGCCATTGGAGAGAGGAATATTTATTAGGTTACACAAGCCTCTGTTATTTGTCTGAATTTCATTGTAAAGGAAATA contains:
- the wdr54 gene encoding WD repeat-containing protein 54, with the translated sequence MYHKEKSIQIKSSASALYNNLSVLRIAPRSLTYFAVVHANVVNMVSASWDGLNYSHRQLQSKEGSVATSSSLIMQAAWCVLPSRELLVLTSQRGIQMYESDGSIMVYWHALDSPETLTAQAVFTRGIAAVREKYICVGISSGSVLVFDVPSKGSNITLSEVLEEHKESITDMASECSGSLECIADLVSADDSGLLCVWKSGEDFQLLNKIPGFDMTCSSVKLWKGTVVAGYGTGQIRLYEAVTGILHAEINAHARWIYSLDIAPFTGLLLSAAEDSLVRVWHLTMTPETNNVEVEHLYNECVTDTQICGAKFCDGDGYAFAVTGYDLTEIIRYTQG